One window of the Delphinus delphis chromosome 20, mDelDel1.2, whole genome shotgun sequence genome contains the following:
- the ETV2 gene encoding ETS translocation variant 2 isoform X2 produces the protein MDLWNWDEASAQEVPLGSRLSEGAELDFYFPELALQGDTLTAETGWKSVCGLGPLSAGEGLPQPDWGSALPYPEAPWGAEPAPQALPWSGDWTDLPCTGSVPWSRVSQALGPALWAGSEGAAAQNCATSAESANSWSGAQVAASSTSWDYSVGPDGATYWGKSLGGEPPADSTISWGGPAGSDYTISWDSGLHTDCTTSSKEYQTSDLTTSSEPSQQSDRATLACYPKANHRGPIQLWQFLLELLHDGARSSCIRWTGNSREFQLCDPKEVARLWGERKRKPGMNYEKLSRGLRYYYRRDIVRKSGGRKYTYRFGGRVPGLVYPDCVESGQGATTQ, from the exons ATGGATTTGTGGAACTGGGATGAAGCATCAGCACAGGAAGTGCCCCTGGGGAGCAGGCTGTCAG AAGGAGCTGAACTCGACTTCTATTTCCCTGAACTGGCACTCCAAGGGGACACGCTGACAGCGGAGACAGGTTGGAAAAGTGTCTGTGGGCTGGGACCCCTGAGCGCTGGGGAAG GGCTCCCACAGCCGGACTGGGGCTCCGCATTACCGTACCCAGAAGCTCCATGGGGGGCGG AACCCGCCCCTCAGGCTCTTCCGTGGTCGGGAGACTGGACAGACTTGCCGTGCACCGGCTCGGTCCCTTGGAGCCGCGTCTCCCAGGCCCTGGGTCCCGCCCTCTGGGCTGGCTCTGAAGGGGCAGCCGCCCAGAACTGCGCCACCTCCGCGGAAAGTGCCAACTCGTGGTCGGGCGCCCAGGTCGCCGCCAGCTCCACCAGCTGGGACTATTCTGTTGGCCCGGACGGCGCCACCTATTGGGGCAAGAGCCTCGGCGGGGAGCCGCCCGCCGACTCTACCATTtcgtggggcgggcctgcgggaTCGGACTATACCATCTCCTGGGACTCGGGGCTGCATACGGACTGCACCACCTCTTCGAAGGAGTACCAGACTTCAGATCTCACCACTTCTTCCGAACCGAGCCAGCAGTCGGACCGCGCAACCTTGGCTTGTTACCCCAAAGCTAACCACCGAG GTCCCATTCAGCTGTGGCAGTTCCTCCTGGAGCTACTCCACGACGGGGCGCGTAGCAGCTGCATCCGCTGGACGGGCAATAGCCGCGAGTTCCAACTCTGCGACCCCAAAGAG GTGGCTCGGCTGTGGGGCGAGCGCAAGAGGAAGCCCGGCATGAATTACGAGAAGCTGAGCCGAGGTCTGCGCTACTACTACCGCCGCGACATCGTGCGCAAGAGCGGGGGGCGCAAGTACACGTACCGCTTCGGGGGCCGCGTGCCTGGCCTAGTCTATCCCGACTGCGTGGAGAGCGGACAGGGAGCAACGACTCAATAA
- the ETV2 gene encoding ETS translocation variant 2 isoform X1, with protein MDLWNWDEASAQEVPLGSRLSGLEGAELDFYFPELALQGDTLTAETGWKSVCGLGPLSAGEGLPQPDWGSALPYPEAPWGAEPAPQALPWSGDWTDLPCTGSVPWSRVSQALGPALWAGSEGAAAQNCATSAESANSWSGAQVAASSTSWDYSVGPDGATYWGKSLGGEPPADSTISWGGPAGSDYTISWDSGLHTDCTTSSKEYQTSDLTTSSEPSQQSDRATLACYPKANHRGPIQLWQFLLELLHDGARSSCIRWTGNSREFQLCDPKEVARLWGERKRKPGMNYEKLSRGLRYYYRRDIVRKSGGRKYTYRFGGRVPGLVYPDCVESGQGATTQ; from the exons ATGGATTTGTGGAACTGGGATGAAGCATCAGCACAGGAAGTGCCCCTGGGGAGCAGGCTGTCAGGTCTGG AAGGAGCTGAACTCGACTTCTATTTCCCTGAACTGGCACTCCAAGGGGACACGCTGACAGCGGAGACAGGTTGGAAAAGTGTCTGTGGGCTGGGACCCCTGAGCGCTGGGGAAG GGCTCCCACAGCCGGACTGGGGCTCCGCATTACCGTACCCAGAAGCTCCATGGGGGGCGG AACCCGCCCCTCAGGCTCTTCCGTGGTCGGGAGACTGGACAGACTTGCCGTGCACCGGCTCGGTCCCTTGGAGCCGCGTCTCCCAGGCCCTGGGTCCCGCCCTCTGGGCTGGCTCTGAAGGGGCAGCCGCCCAGAACTGCGCCACCTCCGCGGAAAGTGCCAACTCGTGGTCGGGCGCCCAGGTCGCCGCCAGCTCCACCAGCTGGGACTATTCTGTTGGCCCGGACGGCGCCACCTATTGGGGCAAGAGCCTCGGCGGGGAGCCGCCCGCCGACTCTACCATTtcgtggggcgggcctgcgggaTCGGACTATACCATCTCCTGGGACTCGGGGCTGCATACGGACTGCACCACCTCTTCGAAGGAGTACCAGACTTCAGATCTCACCACTTCTTCCGAACCGAGCCAGCAGTCGGACCGCGCAACCTTGGCTTGTTACCCCAAAGCTAACCACCGAG GTCCCATTCAGCTGTGGCAGTTCCTCCTGGAGCTACTCCACGACGGGGCGCGTAGCAGCTGCATCCGCTGGACGGGCAATAGCCGCGAGTTCCAACTCTGCGACCCCAAAGAG GTGGCTCGGCTGTGGGGCGAGCGCAAGAGGAAGCCCGGCATGAATTACGAGAAGCTGAGCCGAGGTCTGCGCTACTACTACCGCCGCGACATCGTGCGCAAGAGCGGGGGGCGCAAGTACACGTACCGCTTCGGGGGCCGCGTGCCTGGCCTAGTCTATCCCGACTGCGTGGAGAGCGGACAGGGAGCAACGACTCAATAA
- the RBM42 gene encoding RNA-binding protein 42 isoform X3 — MAGAGPAPGLPGAGGPVVPGPGAGIPGKSGEERLKEMEAEMALFEQEVLGAPVTGIPTAVPAVPTVPTVEAMQVPAAPVIRPIIATNTYQQVQQTLEARAAAAATVVPPMVGGPPFVGPVGFGPGDRSHLDSPEAREAMFLRRAAGGPRPMALRPPHQALVGPPLPGPPGPPMMLPPMARAPGPPLGSMAALRPPLEEPAAPRELGLGLGLGLKEKEEAVVAAAAGLEEAGAAVAVGAGGTPAGPAVIGPSLPLALAMPLPEPEPLPLPLEVVRGLLPPLRIPELLSLRPRPRPPRPEPPPGLMALEVPEPLGEDKKKGKPEKLKRCIRTAAGSSWEDPSLLEWDADDFRIFCGDLGNEVNDDILARAFSRFPSFLKAKVIRDKRTGKTKGYGFVSFKDPSDYVRAMREMNGKYVGSRPIKLRKSMWKDRNLDVVRKKQKEKKKLGLR; from the exons ATGGCCGGGGCGGGGCCAGCCCCGGGACTCCCGGGTGCAGGAGGACCTGTGGTCCCGGGCCCTGGTGCTGGCATCCCGGGCAAGAGCGGCGAGGAACGCTTGAAGGAGATGGAGGCGGAGATGGCCCT gtttGAGCAGGAAGTTCTGGGGGCTCCGGTTACAGGAATCCCAACTGCTGTGCCTGCGGTGCCCACCGTCCCCACGGTAGAAGCAATGCAAGTCCCAGCAGCTCCTGTGATCCGCCCAATTATCGCCACCAACACATACCAGCAG GTCCAACAGACTCTGGAGGCCCGAGCAGCCGCTGCAGCCACAGTGGTTCCTCCCATGGTGGGTGGCCCACCTTTTGTGGGCCCAG TTGGCTTTGGTCCTGGTGATCGGAGTCACCTGGACAGTCCAGAGGCTCGAGAAGCCATGTTCCTGCGGCGAGCAG CAGGTGGCCCCCGCCCTATGGCTCTGCGGCCCCCTCACCAGGCCCTCGTGGGCCCCCCTCTGCCTGGCCCCCCTGGACCACCTATGATGCTGCCACCGATGGCTCGGGCCCCAGGGCCCCCTCTTGGCTCCATGGCTGCTCTGAGGCCTCCTCTG GAAGAGCCAGCAGCACCCCGAGAGCTGGGCCTCGGCCTGGGGTTGGGcctgaaagagaaggaggaggctgTGGTGGCAGCAGCGGCCGGGCTGGAGGAGGCTGGCGCAGCGGTGgctgtgggggcagggggcacccCAGCTGGCCCTGCAGTCATTGGGCCCAGCCTGCCACTGGCCCTGGCCATGCCTCTGCCCGAGCCTGAGCCACTGCCCCTGCCACTGGAAGTTGTGCGAGGCCTACTGCCCCCGCTGCGCATTCCTGAGCTCCTGTCCCTGCGTCCGAGACCCCGGCCCCCTCGGCCTGAACCACCCCCTGGCCTCATGGCTCTTGAG GTCCCAGAGCCTCTAGGTGAggacaagaagaaaggaaagccaGAGAAATTGAAACGCTGCATTCGCACAGCAGCTGGGAGCAGCTGGGAGGACCCCAGCCTGCTGGAGTGGGATGCAG ATGACTTCCGAATCTTCTGTGGGGATCTGGGCAATGAGGTGAATGATGACATCTTGGCACGAGCCTTCAGCCGCTTCCCATCCTTCCTTAAGGCTAAGGTGATCCGCGACAAGCGCACGGGCAAAACCAAGGGCTATGGCTTCGTCAGCTTTAAGGACCCCAGCGACTATGTGCGCGCCATGCGTGAGATGAATG GGAAGTATGTGGGCTCACGCCCCATCAAGCTGCGCAAGAGCATGTGGAAGGACCGGAACCTGGACGTGGTGCGCaagaagcaaaaggagaagaagaaattgGGCCTGAGATAG
- the RBM42 gene encoding RNA-binding protein 42 isoform X2: MAGAGPAPGLPGAGGPVVPGPGAGIPGKSGEERLKEMEAEMALFEQEVLGAPVTGIPTAVPAVPTVPTVEAMQVPAAPVIRPIIATNTYQQVQQTLEARAAAAATVVPPMVGGPPFVGPVGFGPGDRSHLDSPEAREAMFLRRAAAAPQRAPILHPAFIPHVLQRAAGGPRPMALRPPHQALVGPPLPGPPGPPMMLPPMARAPGPPLGSMAALRPPLEEPAAPRELGLGLGLGLKEKEEAVVAAAAGLEEAGAAVAVGAGGTPAGPAVIGPSLPLALAMPLPEPEPLPLPLEVVRGLLPPLRIPELLSLRPRPRPPRPEPPPGLMALEVPEPLGEDKKKGKPEKLKRCIRTAAGSSWEDPSLLEWDADDFRIFCGDLGNEVNDDILARAFSRFPSFLKAKVIRDKRTGKTKGYGFVSFKDPSDYVRAMREMNGKYVGSRPIKLRKSMWKDRNLDVVRKKQKEKKKLGLR; the protein is encoded by the exons ATGGCCGGGGCGGGGCCAGCCCCGGGACTCCCGGGTGCAGGAGGACCTGTGGTCCCGGGCCCTGGTGCTGGCATCCCGGGCAAGAGCGGCGAGGAACGCTTGAAGGAGATGGAGGCGGAGATGGCCCT gtttGAGCAGGAAGTTCTGGGGGCTCCGGTTACAGGAATCCCAACTGCTGTGCCTGCGGTGCCCACCGTCCCCACGGTAGAAGCAATGCAAGTCCCAGCAGCTCCTGTGATCCGCCCAATTATCGCCACCAACACATACCAGCAG GTCCAACAGACTCTGGAGGCCCGAGCAGCCGCTGCAGCCACAGTGGTTCCTCCCATGGTGGGTGGCCCACCTTTTGTGGGCCCAG TTGGCTTTGGTCCTGGTGATCGGAGTCACCTGGACAGTCCAGAGGCTCGAGAAGCCATGTTCCTGCGGCGAGCAG CTGCGGCCCCCCAGAGGGCCCCTATTCTGCATCCAGCCTTCATCCCTCACGTGCTACAGAGAGCAG CAGGTGGCCCCCGCCCTATGGCTCTGCGGCCCCCTCACCAGGCCCTCGTGGGCCCCCCTCTGCCTGGCCCCCCTGGACCACCTATGATGCTGCCACCGATGGCTCGGGCCCCAGGGCCCCCTCTTGGCTCCATGGCTGCTCTGAGGCCTCCTCTG GAAGAGCCAGCAGCACCCCGAGAGCTGGGCCTCGGCCTGGGGTTGGGcctgaaagagaaggaggaggctgTGGTGGCAGCAGCGGCCGGGCTGGAGGAGGCTGGCGCAGCGGTGgctgtgggggcagggggcacccCAGCTGGCCCTGCAGTCATTGGGCCCAGCCTGCCACTGGCCCTGGCCATGCCTCTGCCCGAGCCTGAGCCACTGCCCCTGCCACTGGAAGTTGTGCGAGGCCTACTGCCCCCGCTGCGCATTCCTGAGCTCCTGTCCCTGCGTCCGAGACCCCGGCCCCCTCGGCCTGAACCACCCCCTGGCCTCATGGCTCTTGAG GTCCCAGAGCCTCTAGGTGAggacaagaagaaaggaaagccaGAGAAATTGAAACGCTGCATTCGCACAGCAGCTGGGAGCAGCTGGGAGGACCCCAGCCTGCTGGAGTGGGATGCAG ATGACTTCCGAATCTTCTGTGGGGATCTGGGCAATGAGGTGAATGATGACATCTTGGCACGAGCCTTCAGCCGCTTCCCATCCTTCCTTAAGGCTAAGGTGATCCGCGACAAGCGCACGGGCAAAACCAAGGGCTATGGCTTCGTCAGCTTTAAGGACCCCAGCGACTATGTGCGCGCCATGCGTGAGATGAATG GGAAGTATGTGGGCTCACGCCCCATCAAGCTGCGCAAGAGCATGTGGAAGGACCGGAACCTGGACGTGGTGCGCaagaagcaaaaggagaagaagaaattgGGCCTGAGATAG
- the RBM42 gene encoding RNA-binding protein 42 isoform X1 gives MAGAGPAPGLPGAGGPVVPGPGAGIPGKSGEERLKEMEAEMALFEQEVLGAPVTGIPTAVPAVPTVPTVEAMQVPAAPVIRPIIATNTYQQVQQTLEARAAAAATVVPPMVGGPPFVGPVGFGPGDRSHLDSPEAREAMFLRRAAAAPQRAPILHPAFIPHVLQRADSALSSTAGGPRPMALRPPHQALVGPPLPGPPGPPMMLPPMARAPGPPLGSMAALRPPLEEPAAPRELGLGLGLGLKEKEEAVVAAAAGLEEAGAAVAVGAGGTPAGPAVIGPSLPLALAMPLPEPEPLPLPLEVVRGLLPPLRIPELLSLRPRPRPPRPEPPPGLMALEVPEPLGEDKKKGKPEKLKRCIRTAAGSSWEDPSLLEWDADDFRIFCGDLGNEVNDDILARAFSRFPSFLKAKVIRDKRTGKTKGYGFVSFKDPSDYVRAMREMNGKYVGSRPIKLRKSMWKDRNLDVVRKKQKEKKKLGLR, from the exons ATGGCCGGGGCGGGGCCAGCCCCGGGACTCCCGGGTGCAGGAGGACCTGTGGTCCCGGGCCCTGGTGCTGGCATCCCGGGCAAGAGCGGCGAGGAACGCTTGAAGGAGATGGAGGCGGAGATGGCCCT gtttGAGCAGGAAGTTCTGGGGGCTCCGGTTACAGGAATCCCAACTGCTGTGCCTGCGGTGCCCACCGTCCCCACGGTAGAAGCAATGCAAGTCCCAGCAGCTCCTGTGATCCGCCCAATTATCGCCACCAACACATACCAGCAG GTCCAACAGACTCTGGAGGCCCGAGCAGCCGCTGCAGCCACAGTGGTTCCTCCCATGGTGGGTGGCCCACCTTTTGTGGGCCCAG TTGGCTTTGGTCCTGGTGATCGGAGTCACCTGGACAGTCCAGAGGCTCGAGAAGCCATGTTCCTGCGGCGAGCAG CTGCGGCCCCCCAGAGGGCCCCTATTCTGCATCCAGCCTTCATCCCTCACGTGCTACAGAGAGCAG ATTCTGCTCTTTCTTCCACAGCAGGTGGCCCCCGCCCTATGGCTCTGCGGCCCCCTCACCAGGCCCTCGTGGGCCCCCCTCTGCCTGGCCCCCCTGGACCACCTATGATGCTGCCACCGATGGCTCGGGCCCCAGGGCCCCCTCTTGGCTCCATGGCTGCTCTGAGGCCTCCTCTG GAAGAGCCAGCAGCACCCCGAGAGCTGGGCCTCGGCCTGGGGTTGGGcctgaaagagaaggaggaggctgTGGTGGCAGCAGCGGCCGGGCTGGAGGAGGCTGGCGCAGCGGTGgctgtgggggcagggggcacccCAGCTGGCCCTGCAGTCATTGGGCCCAGCCTGCCACTGGCCCTGGCCATGCCTCTGCCCGAGCCTGAGCCACTGCCCCTGCCACTGGAAGTTGTGCGAGGCCTACTGCCCCCGCTGCGCATTCCTGAGCTCCTGTCCCTGCGTCCGAGACCCCGGCCCCCTCGGCCTGAACCACCCCCTGGCCTCATGGCTCTTGAG GTCCCAGAGCCTCTAGGTGAggacaagaagaaaggaaagccaGAGAAATTGAAACGCTGCATTCGCACAGCAGCTGGGAGCAGCTGGGAGGACCCCAGCCTGCTGGAGTGGGATGCAG ATGACTTCCGAATCTTCTGTGGGGATCTGGGCAATGAGGTGAATGATGACATCTTGGCACGAGCCTTCAGCCGCTTCCCATCCTTCCTTAAGGCTAAGGTGATCCGCGACAAGCGCACGGGCAAAACCAAGGGCTATGGCTTCGTCAGCTTTAAGGACCCCAGCGACTATGTGCGCGCCATGCGTGAGATGAATG GGAAGTATGTGGGCTCACGCCCCATCAAGCTGCGCAAGAGCATGTGGAAGGACCGGAACCTGGACGTGGTGCGCaagaagcaaaaggagaagaagaaattgGGCCTGAGATAG
- the HAUS5 gene encoding HAUS augmin-like complex subunit 5 isoform X1, whose protein sequence is MELAQQARELGCWAAEEMEAPVAARAPESTLRRLCLGQGADIWAYVLRHVHSQRNVKKIRGNLLWYGHQDSPEARRKLKLEAAVAHLRAEILELDQSLELLERETEAQDMAMEQALQSVQDTQRRALLLRAQAGAMQRQQRGLQGPMQQLQNQLKHLQDIERKAKVDINFGPLTSAALSLEPVVLGDVRTACSLRTQFLQKLLMPRAKGGSIPTPRDDLFGTSYQQWLSSVESLLTNHPPGHILAALEHLAAEREAEIQSLCTVDELQDTELASSAPTLGSQAPDQPDSSQALPSMVHLIQEGWQSVAALVTQRGPLLEDHQILTRHLQGLMEQMERCTMGSSERQALLLGLRSSALRAELKALHAMSQELEEAAGQRQLLLQELQAKQQRILHWRQLVEETQEQVRLLIKGNSASKTSLCRSPGEVLALVRQKVVPTSEMVAPQSQELLRCLEEGAQHLPHLLLGTLLRHSPGGLQPLPTVLPSIHQLHPASPRGSSLIVLSHTLGLPAGKAPELLLPKAASLRQDLLFLQDQRSLRCWYLLHMKTSLPPGPSTRELLQIWASQEKEQKENLGQALKRLENLLKQALKRIPELQGVVGDWWEQPGQAALSGELCQGLSLPQWQLRWIQAQGALQQLCR, encoded by the exons ATGGAGTTAGCGCAGCAAGCGCGGGAACTGGGCTGCTGGGCGGCGGAAGAGATGGAGGCGCCCGTGGCCGCCCGGGCCCCGGAGTCGACGCTGCGCAG GCTGTGTCTGGGCCAGGGGGCCGATATCTGGGCCTACGTCTTGCGGCATGTGCACAGCCAGAG GAATGTCAAGAAGATCCGGGGAAACTTGCTCTG GTATGGCCACCAGGACAGTCCAGAG GCCCGTCGGAAGTTGAAGCTGGAAGCCGCTGTTGCCCACCTGCGGGCAGAGATCCTGGAGTTAGACCAGAGCCTGGAGCTGTTGGAGcgagagactgaggctcagg ACATGGCCATGGAGCAGGCCCTGCAGAGCGTGCAAGACACCCAGCGTCGTGCTCTCCTCCTCCGGGCCCAAGCTGGGGCCATGCAAAGACAGCAGCGTGGGCTCCAAGGTCCCATGCAGCAGCTGCAGAATCAGCTCAAGCATTTGCAGGACATAGAGAG GAAGGCCAAAGTGGATATAAACTTTGGACCCTTGACATCAGCAGCCCTGagcctggagcctgtggtcctG GGTGATGTCCGAACAGCCTGCAGCCTCCGGACCCAGTTCCTGCAGAAGCTCCTGATGCCTCGGGCCAAGGGAGGCAGCATTCC AACCCCTCGAGATGATCTCTTTGGAACTTCCTACCAGCAGTGGCTTAGCTCAGTGGAG TCACTGCTGACAAACCACCCTCCGGGCCACATCCTGGCTGCCTTGGAGCATCTGGCTGCAGAGCGGGAGGCAGAGATCCAGTCCCTGTGCACCGTGGATGAGCTCCAAGATACAGAGCTAGCCAG CTCGGCCCCTACTCTCGGCTCCCAGGCCCCAGACCAGCCCGACTCTAGCCAGGCCCTGCCGTCCATGGTGCATCTCATCCAG GAGGGCTGGCAGTCTGTGGCTGCGCTGGTCACCCAGCGGGGCCCCCTCCTGGAGGACCATCAAATCCTGACCCGGCACCTCCAAGGCCTGATggagcagatggagagatgtaccatgggATCCAGCGAGAG GCAGGCCTTGCTGCTGGGGCTCCGGAGCTCTGCCCTGCGGGCAGAACTCAAGGCCCTGCATGCCATGagccaggagctggaggaggctGCTGGGCAGCGGCAGCTTCTGCTCCAGGAGCTACAGGCCAAACAGCAGAGGATCTTGCACTGGCGCCAACTGGTG GAGGAGACACAGGAACAGGTCCGCCTGCTCATCAAGGGCAACTCAGCCAGCAAGACGAGCCTGTGCCGGAGCCCTGGGGAG GTGCTAGCTTTGGTTCGGCAAAAAGTGGTCCCCACATCTGAGATGGTGGCACCACAGAGCCAGGAGCTGCTTCGCTGTCTAGAGGAGGGAGCCCAGCATCTGCCCCATCTTCTGCTGGGCACCCTGCTGCGGCACAGCCCTGGAGG GTTGCAGCCCCTCCCTACGGTCCTGCCATCCATCCACCAGCTGCATCCTGCATCCCCAAGAGGCTCCAGCCTCATAGTATTGAGCCACACATTGGGGCTGCCCGCAGGGAAG gcTCCGGAGCTGCTCCTTCCGAAGGCTGCCTCTCTTCGCCAGGACCTTCTGTTCCTCCAGGACCAGCGAAGTCTCCGATGCTGGTATCTGCTCCACATGAAGACCAGCCTGCCGCCAGGACCATCCACCCGGG AGCTGCTGCAGATCTGGGCATCCCAGGAAAAGGAGCAGAAAGAGAACCTGGGGCAGGCTCTGAAGCGCCTGGAGAACCTGCTGAAACAAGCACTGAAGCGAATCCCCGAGCTGCAGGGAGTTGTGGGGGACTG GTGGGAGCAGCCAGGACAAGCCGCCCTCTCCGGGGAGCTCTGCCAAGGCCTGTCCCTGCCCCAGTGGCAGCTGCGCTGGATCCAGGCCCAAGGCGCCCTGCAGCAGCTGTGCAGATGA
- the HAUS5 gene encoding HAUS augmin-like complex subunit 5 isoform X2 produces the protein MAMEQALQSVQDTQRRALLLRAQAGAMQRQQRGLQGPMQQLQNQLKHLQDIERKAKVDINFGPLTSAALSLEPVVLGDVRTACSLRTQFLQKLLMPRAKGGSIPTPRDDLFGTSYQQWLSSVESLLTNHPPGHILAALEHLAAEREAEIQSLCTVDELQDTELASSAPTLGSQAPDQPDSSQALPSMVHLIQEGWQSVAALVTQRGPLLEDHQILTRHLQGLMEQMERCTMGSSERQALLLGLRSSALRAELKALHAMSQELEEAAGQRQLLLQELQAKQQRILHWRQLVEETQEQVRLLIKGNSASKTSLCRSPGEVLALVRQKVVPTSEMVAPQSQELLRCLEEGAQHLPHLLLGTLLRHSPGGLQPLPTVLPSIHQLHPASPRGSSLIVLSHTLGLPAGKAPELLLPKAASLRQDLLFLQDQRSLRCWYLLHMKTSLPPGPSTRELLQIWASQEKEQKENLGQALKRLENLLKQALKRIPELQGVVGDWWEQPGQAALSGELCQGLSLPQWQLRWIQAQGALQQLCR, from the exons ATGGCCATGGAGCAGGCCCTGCAGAGCGTGCAAGACACCCAGCGTCGTGCTCTCCTCCTCCGGGCCCAAGCTGGGGCCATGCAAAGACAGCAGCGTGGGCTCCAAGGTCCCATGCAGCAGCTGCAGAATCAGCTCAAGCATTTGCAGGACATAGAGAG GAAGGCCAAAGTGGATATAAACTTTGGACCCTTGACATCAGCAGCCCTGagcctggagcctgtggtcctG GGTGATGTCCGAACAGCCTGCAGCCTCCGGACCCAGTTCCTGCAGAAGCTCCTGATGCCTCGGGCCAAGGGAGGCAGCATTCC AACCCCTCGAGATGATCTCTTTGGAACTTCCTACCAGCAGTGGCTTAGCTCAGTGGAG TCACTGCTGACAAACCACCCTCCGGGCCACATCCTGGCTGCCTTGGAGCATCTGGCTGCAGAGCGGGAGGCAGAGATCCAGTCCCTGTGCACCGTGGATGAGCTCCAAGATACAGAGCTAGCCAG CTCGGCCCCTACTCTCGGCTCCCAGGCCCCAGACCAGCCCGACTCTAGCCAGGCCCTGCCGTCCATGGTGCATCTCATCCAG GAGGGCTGGCAGTCTGTGGCTGCGCTGGTCACCCAGCGGGGCCCCCTCCTGGAGGACCATCAAATCCTGACCCGGCACCTCCAAGGCCTGATggagcagatggagagatgtaccatgggATCCAGCGAGAG GCAGGCCTTGCTGCTGGGGCTCCGGAGCTCTGCCCTGCGGGCAGAACTCAAGGCCCTGCATGCCATGagccaggagctggaggaggctGCTGGGCAGCGGCAGCTTCTGCTCCAGGAGCTACAGGCCAAACAGCAGAGGATCTTGCACTGGCGCCAACTGGTG GAGGAGACACAGGAACAGGTCCGCCTGCTCATCAAGGGCAACTCAGCCAGCAAGACGAGCCTGTGCCGGAGCCCTGGGGAG GTGCTAGCTTTGGTTCGGCAAAAAGTGGTCCCCACATCTGAGATGGTGGCACCACAGAGCCAGGAGCTGCTTCGCTGTCTAGAGGAGGGAGCCCAGCATCTGCCCCATCTTCTGCTGGGCACCCTGCTGCGGCACAGCCCTGGAGG GTTGCAGCCCCTCCCTACGGTCCTGCCATCCATCCACCAGCTGCATCCTGCATCCCCAAGAGGCTCCAGCCTCATAGTATTGAGCCACACATTGGGGCTGCCCGCAGGGAAG gcTCCGGAGCTGCTCCTTCCGAAGGCTGCCTCTCTTCGCCAGGACCTTCTGTTCCTCCAGGACCAGCGAAGTCTCCGATGCTGGTATCTGCTCCACATGAAGACCAGCCTGCCGCCAGGACCATCCACCCGGG AGCTGCTGCAGATCTGGGCATCCCAGGAAAAGGAGCAGAAAGAGAACCTGGGGCAGGCTCTGAAGCGCCTGGAGAACCTGCTGAAACAAGCACTGAAGCGAATCCCCGAGCTGCAGGGAGTTGTGGGGGACTG GTGGGAGCAGCCAGGACAAGCCGCCCTCTCCGGGGAGCTCTGCCAAGGCCTGTCCCTGCCCCAGTGGCAGCTGCGCTGGATCCAGGCCCAAGGCGCCCTGCAGCAGCTGTGCAGATGA